A single region of the Nomia melanderi isolate GNS246 chromosome 12, iyNomMela1, whole genome shotgun sequence genome encodes:
- the LOC116433673 gene encoding proton-coupled zinc antiporter SLC30A2 isoform X3 — MDRAGRGKRASFKDKAVYGYGTSIPPNNNDLEENEASSPRKVIFCVHGKLSGCCTVMSGGSSLEETAATGDFQRRPSTIPEDHCHRERNEEIDKKARKKLLLASALCVLFMMAEIVGGVLSNSLAIATDAAHLLTDFASFMISLFSIWVASRPATRKMPFGWYRAEVIGALTSVLLIWVVTGILFYLAVERIVHREFELNATVMLISSAVGVAVNLVMGLSLHQHGHSHGHSHGHSDGHEYEPRESSQPANLENQTVHEDAHGHDKKNINVRAAFIHVLGDFIQSIGVFVAALVIYFKPDWSIVDPICTFLFSVLVMLTTVAIIKDVMNVLMEGIPKGVDYSQVESTFMQINGVVKVHNLRIWALSLDKTALSAHLAITPGTSPQDILRTATRNIHDQYRFFEMTLQIEEFDQRMENCKQCKALSQ; from the exons ATGGACAGAGCTGGCCGAGGGAAACGAGCATC GTTCAAAGACAAAGCTGTGTACGGGTACGGGACGAGTATTCCGCCGAACAACAATGATTTGGAGGAGAACGAGGCTTCGTCGCCTAGGAAGGTGATCTTTTGCGTTCACGGGAAACTCTCGGGCTGCTGCACGGTAATGAGCGGCGGCAGTTCGCTCGAAGAAACCGCGGCCACCGGAGATTTCCAGAGACGCCCTTCCA CGATACCGGAAGACCACTGCCATAGAGAGAGAAACGAGGAGATCGATAAGAAAGCCAGGAAGAAACTGCTGCTCGCCAGCGCGTTGTGCGTATTATTTATGATGGCGGAAATCGTAG GTGGAGTATTGTCGAACAGTTTGGCCATCGCGACGGACGCTGCTCATCTGCTGACCGATTTCGCCTCCTTCATGATCTCCTTGTTCTCCATATGGGTCGCGAGTCGGCCAGCGACGAGAAAAATGCCGTTCGGATGGTACAGAGCGGAA GTGATCGGAGCTCTGACCTCGGTCCTCTTGATATGGGTGGTCACCGGAATCCTGTTCTACCTGGCAGTCGAAAGAATCGTTCATCGGGAATTCGAACTGAACGCTACCGTGATGTTGATCTCGTCTGCCGTTGGCGTCgcggtaaatctagt GATGGGCCTGTCGCTGCACCAGCACGGCCACAGCCACGGCCACAGCCACGGCCACAGCGACGGCCACGAGTACGAGCCGCGAGAGTCGAGCCAGCCGGCCAACCTGGAGAACCAAACGGTCCACGAGGACGCTCACGGCCACGATAAAAAGAACATCAACGTGCGAGCAGCCTTCATTCACGTGCTGGGAGATTTTATTCAGAGCATAGGCGTCTTCGTCGCGGCGCTAGTAATTTATTTCAAG CCCGACTGGAGCATAGTCGACCCTATTTGCACTTTCCTCTTTTCCGTCCTGGTCATGCTGACCACCGTTGCCATAATCAAAGACGTGATGAACGTTCTCATGGAAGGGATCCCGAAGGGCGTCGACTACTCGCAAGTCGAGAGCACGTTCATGCAGATCAACGGTGTGGTGAAAGTCCACAACCTTCGCATCTGGGCACTCTCCTTGGACAAAACCGCGCTGTCCGCGCATCTCGCGATAA CGCCTGGCACGAGTCCCCAAGACATACTGCGCACCGCCACCAGGAACATTCACGACCAGTACAGATTCTTCGAAATGACGCTGCAGATCGAGGAGTTCGACCAACGAATGGAGAATTGCAAGCAGTGCAAAGCGTTGTCTCAGTAG
- the LOC116433673 gene encoding proton-coupled zinc antiporter SLC30A2 isoform X4, with amino-acid sequence MDDETVKLFKDKAVYGYGTSIPPNNNDLEENEASSPRKVIFCVHGKLSGCCTVMSGGSSLEETAATGDFQRRPSTIPEDHCHRERNEEIDKKARKKLLLASALCVLFMMAEIVGGVLSNSLAIATDAAHLLTDFASFMISLFSIWVASRPATRKMPFGWYRAEVIGALTSVLLIWVVTGILFYLAVERIVHREFELNATVMLISSAVGVAVNLVMGLSLHQHGHSHGHSHGHSDGHEYEPRESSQPANLENQTVHEDAHGHDKKNINVRAAFIHVLGDFIQSIGVFVAALVIYFKPDWSIVDPICTFLFSVLVMLTTVAIIKDVMNVLMEGIPKGVDYSQVESTFMQINGVVKVHNLRIWALSLDKTALSAHLAITPGTSPQDILRTATRNIHDQYRFFEMTLQIEEFDQRMENCKQCKALSQ; translated from the exons ATGGACGACGAGACCGTGAAACT GTTCAAAGACAAAGCTGTGTACGGGTACGGGACGAGTATTCCGCCGAACAACAATGATTTGGAGGAGAACGAGGCTTCGTCGCCTAGGAAGGTGATCTTTTGCGTTCACGGGAAACTCTCGGGCTGCTGCACGGTAATGAGCGGCGGCAGTTCGCTCGAAGAAACCGCGGCCACCGGAGATTTCCAGAGACGCCCTTCCA CGATACCGGAAGACCACTGCCATAGAGAGAGAAACGAGGAGATCGATAAGAAAGCCAGGAAGAAACTGCTGCTCGCCAGCGCGTTGTGCGTATTATTTATGATGGCGGAAATCGTAG GTGGAGTATTGTCGAACAGTTTGGCCATCGCGACGGACGCTGCTCATCTGCTGACCGATTTCGCCTCCTTCATGATCTCCTTGTTCTCCATATGGGTCGCGAGTCGGCCAGCGACGAGAAAAATGCCGTTCGGATGGTACAGAGCGGAA GTGATCGGAGCTCTGACCTCGGTCCTCTTGATATGGGTGGTCACCGGAATCCTGTTCTACCTGGCAGTCGAAAGAATCGTTCATCGGGAATTCGAACTGAACGCTACCGTGATGTTGATCTCGTCTGCCGTTGGCGTCgcggtaaatctagt GATGGGCCTGTCGCTGCACCAGCACGGCCACAGCCACGGCCACAGCCACGGCCACAGCGACGGCCACGAGTACGAGCCGCGAGAGTCGAGCCAGCCGGCCAACCTGGAGAACCAAACGGTCCACGAGGACGCTCACGGCCACGATAAAAAGAACATCAACGTGCGAGCAGCCTTCATTCACGTGCTGGGAGATTTTATTCAGAGCATAGGCGTCTTCGTCGCGGCGCTAGTAATTTATTTCAAG CCCGACTGGAGCATAGTCGACCCTATTTGCACTTTCCTCTTTTCCGTCCTGGTCATGCTGACCACCGTTGCCATAATCAAAGACGTGATGAACGTTCTCATGGAAGGGATCCCGAAGGGCGTCGACTACTCGCAAGTCGAGAGCACGTTCATGCAGATCAACGGTGTGGTGAAAGTCCACAACCTTCGCATCTGGGCACTCTCCTTGGACAAAACCGCGCTGTCCGCGCATCTCGCGATAA CGCCTGGCACGAGTCCCCAAGACATACTGCGCACCGCCACCAGGAACATTCACGACCAGTACAGATTCTTCGAAATGACGCTGCAGATCGAGGAGTTCGACCAACGAATGGAGAATTGCAAGCAGTGCAAAGCGTTGTCTCAGTAG
- the LOC116433673 gene encoding proton-coupled zinc antiporter SLC30A2 isoform X1, whose amino-acid sequence MGVGETHRESRELSGKTNRLDWTEDFLVKERRFKDKAVYGYGTSIPPNNNDLEENEASSPRKVIFCVHGKLSGCCTVMSGGSSLEETAATGDFQRRPSTIPEDHCHRERNEEIDKKARKKLLLASALCVLFMMAEIVGGVLSNSLAIATDAAHLLTDFASFMISLFSIWVASRPATRKMPFGWYRAEVIGALTSVLLIWVVTGILFYLAVERIVHREFELNATVMLISSAVGVAVNLVMGLSLHQHGHSHGHSHGHSDGHEYEPRESSQPANLENQTVHEDAHGHDKKNINVRAAFIHVLGDFIQSIGVFVAALVIYFKPDWSIVDPICTFLFSVLVMLTTVAIIKDVMNVLMEGIPKGVDYSQVESTFMQINGVVKVHNLRIWALSLDKTALSAHLAITPGTSPQDILRTATRNIHDQYRFFEMTLQIEEFDQRMENCKQCKALSQ is encoded by the exons ATGGGAGTGGGAGAAACTCATCGAGAGTCGAGAGAGTTATCTGGTAAAACAAACCGACTAGACTGGACAGAGGATTTTCTGGTAAAAGAGCGACG GTTCAAAGACAAAGCTGTGTACGGGTACGGGACGAGTATTCCGCCGAACAACAATGATTTGGAGGAGAACGAGGCTTCGTCGCCTAGGAAGGTGATCTTTTGCGTTCACGGGAAACTCTCGGGCTGCTGCACGGTAATGAGCGGCGGCAGTTCGCTCGAAGAAACCGCGGCCACCGGAGATTTCCAGAGACGCCCTTCCA CGATACCGGAAGACCACTGCCATAGAGAGAGAAACGAGGAGATCGATAAGAAAGCCAGGAAGAAACTGCTGCTCGCCAGCGCGTTGTGCGTATTATTTATGATGGCGGAAATCGTAG GTGGAGTATTGTCGAACAGTTTGGCCATCGCGACGGACGCTGCTCATCTGCTGACCGATTTCGCCTCCTTCATGATCTCCTTGTTCTCCATATGGGTCGCGAGTCGGCCAGCGACGAGAAAAATGCCGTTCGGATGGTACAGAGCGGAA GTGATCGGAGCTCTGACCTCGGTCCTCTTGATATGGGTGGTCACCGGAATCCTGTTCTACCTGGCAGTCGAAAGAATCGTTCATCGGGAATTCGAACTGAACGCTACCGTGATGTTGATCTCGTCTGCCGTTGGCGTCgcggtaaatctagt GATGGGCCTGTCGCTGCACCAGCACGGCCACAGCCACGGCCACAGCCACGGCCACAGCGACGGCCACGAGTACGAGCCGCGAGAGTCGAGCCAGCCGGCCAACCTGGAGAACCAAACGGTCCACGAGGACGCTCACGGCCACGATAAAAAGAACATCAACGTGCGAGCAGCCTTCATTCACGTGCTGGGAGATTTTATTCAGAGCATAGGCGTCTTCGTCGCGGCGCTAGTAATTTATTTCAAG CCCGACTGGAGCATAGTCGACCCTATTTGCACTTTCCTCTTTTCCGTCCTGGTCATGCTGACCACCGTTGCCATAATCAAAGACGTGATGAACGTTCTCATGGAAGGGATCCCGAAGGGCGTCGACTACTCGCAAGTCGAGAGCACGTTCATGCAGATCAACGGTGTGGTGAAAGTCCACAACCTTCGCATCTGGGCACTCTCCTTGGACAAAACCGCGCTGTCCGCGCATCTCGCGATAA CGCCTGGCACGAGTCCCCAAGACATACTGCGCACCGCCACCAGGAACATTCACGACCAGTACAGATTCTTCGAAATGACGCTGCAGATCGAGGAGTTCGACCAACGAATGGAGAATTGCAAGCAGTGCAAAGCGTTGTCTCAGTAG
- the LOC116433673 gene encoding proton-coupled zinc antiporter SLC30A2 isoform X6 gives MFKDKAVYGYGTSIPPNNNDLEENEASSPRKVIFCVHGKLSGCCTVMSGGSSLEETAATGDFQRRPSTIPEDHCHRERNEEIDKKARKKLLLASALCVLFMMAEIVGGVLSNSLAIATDAAHLLTDFASFMISLFSIWVASRPATRKMPFGWYRAEVIGALTSVLLIWVVTGILFYLAVERIVHREFELNATVMLISSAVGVAVNLVMGLSLHQHGHSHGHSHGHSDGHEYEPRESSQPANLENQTVHEDAHGHDKKNINVRAAFIHVLGDFIQSIGVFVAALVIYFKPDWSIVDPICTFLFSVLVMLTTVAIIKDVMNVLMEGIPKGVDYSQVESTFMQINGVVKVHNLRIWALSLDKTALSAHLAITPGTSPQDILRTATRNIHDQYRFFEMTLQIEEFDQRMENCKQCKALSQ, from the exons at GTTCAAAGACAAAGCTGTGTACGGGTACGGGACGAGTATTCCGCCGAACAACAATGATTTGGAGGAGAACGAGGCTTCGTCGCCTAGGAAGGTGATCTTTTGCGTTCACGGGAAACTCTCGGGCTGCTGCACGGTAATGAGCGGCGGCAGTTCGCTCGAAGAAACCGCGGCCACCGGAGATTTCCAGAGACGCCCTTCCA CGATACCGGAAGACCACTGCCATAGAGAGAGAAACGAGGAGATCGATAAGAAAGCCAGGAAGAAACTGCTGCTCGCCAGCGCGTTGTGCGTATTATTTATGATGGCGGAAATCGTAG GTGGAGTATTGTCGAACAGTTTGGCCATCGCGACGGACGCTGCTCATCTGCTGACCGATTTCGCCTCCTTCATGATCTCCTTGTTCTCCATATGGGTCGCGAGTCGGCCAGCGACGAGAAAAATGCCGTTCGGATGGTACAGAGCGGAA GTGATCGGAGCTCTGACCTCGGTCCTCTTGATATGGGTGGTCACCGGAATCCTGTTCTACCTGGCAGTCGAAAGAATCGTTCATCGGGAATTCGAACTGAACGCTACCGTGATGTTGATCTCGTCTGCCGTTGGCGTCgcggtaaatctagt GATGGGCCTGTCGCTGCACCAGCACGGCCACAGCCACGGCCACAGCCACGGCCACAGCGACGGCCACGAGTACGAGCCGCGAGAGTCGAGCCAGCCGGCCAACCTGGAGAACCAAACGGTCCACGAGGACGCTCACGGCCACGATAAAAAGAACATCAACGTGCGAGCAGCCTTCATTCACGTGCTGGGAGATTTTATTCAGAGCATAGGCGTCTTCGTCGCGGCGCTAGTAATTTATTTCAAG CCCGACTGGAGCATAGTCGACCCTATTTGCACTTTCCTCTTTTCCGTCCTGGTCATGCTGACCACCGTTGCCATAATCAAAGACGTGATGAACGTTCTCATGGAAGGGATCCCGAAGGGCGTCGACTACTCGCAAGTCGAGAGCACGTTCATGCAGATCAACGGTGTGGTGAAAGTCCACAACCTTCGCATCTGGGCACTCTCCTTGGACAAAACCGCGCTGTCCGCGCATCTCGCGATAA CGCCTGGCACGAGTCCCCAAGACATACTGCGCACCGCCACCAGGAACATTCACGACCAGTACAGATTCTTCGAAATGACGCTGCAGATCGAGGAGTTCGACCAACGAATGGAGAATTGCAAGCAGTGCAAAGCGTTGTCTCAGTAG
- the LOC116433673 gene encoding proton-coupled zinc antiporter SLC30A2 isoform X2: MTEHDLRFRDSTETMFKDKAVYGYGTSIPPNNNDLEENEASSPRKVIFCVHGKLSGCCTVMSGGSSLEETAATGDFQRRPSTIPEDHCHRERNEEIDKKARKKLLLASALCVLFMMAEIVGGVLSNSLAIATDAAHLLTDFASFMISLFSIWVASRPATRKMPFGWYRAEVIGALTSVLLIWVVTGILFYLAVERIVHREFELNATVMLISSAVGVAVNLVMGLSLHQHGHSHGHSHGHSDGHEYEPRESSQPANLENQTVHEDAHGHDKKNINVRAAFIHVLGDFIQSIGVFVAALVIYFKPDWSIVDPICTFLFSVLVMLTTVAIIKDVMNVLMEGIPKGVDYSQVESTFMQINGVVKVHNLRIWALSLDKTALSAHLAITPGTSPQDILRTATRNIHDQYRFFEMTLQIEEFDQRMENCKQCKALSQ; this comes from the exons ATGACCGAGCACGATTTAAGGTTTAGAGATTCCACCGAAACGAT GTTCAAAGACAAAGCTGTGTACGGGTACGGGACGAGTATTCCGCCGAACAACAATGATTTGGAGGAGAACGAGGCTTCGTCGCCTAGGAAGGTGATCTTTTGCGTTCACGGGAAACTCTCGGGCTGCTGCACGGTAATGAGCGGCGGCAGTTCGCTCGAAGAAACCGCGGCCACCGGAGATTTCCAGAGACGCCCTTCCA CGATACCGGAAGACCACTGCCATAGAGAGAGAAACGAGGAGATCGATAAGAAAGCCAGGAAGAAACTGCTGCTCGCCAGCGCGTTGTGCGTATTATTTATGATGGCGGAAATCGTAG GTGGAGTATTGTCGAACAGTTTGGCCATCGCGACGGACGCTGCTCATCTGCTGACCGATTTCGCCTCCTTCATGATCTCCTTGTTCTCCATATGGGTCGCGAGTCGGCCAGCGACGAGAAAAATGCCGTTCGGATGGTACAGAGCGGAA GTGATCGGAGCTCTGACCTCGGTCCTCTTGATATGGGTGGTCACCGGAATCCTGTTCTACCTGGCAGTCGAAAGAATCGTTCATCGGGAATTCGAACTGAACGCTACCGTGATGTTGATCTCGTCTGCCGTTGGCGTCgcggtaaatctagt GATGGGCCTGTCGCTGCACCAGCACGGCCACAGCCACGGCCACAGCCACGGCCACAGCGACGGCCACGAGTACGAGCCGCGAGAGTCGAGCCAGCCGGCCAACCTGGAGAACCAAACGGTCCACGAGGACGCTCACGGCCACGATAAAAAGAACATCAACGTGCGAGCAGCCTTCATTCACGTGCTGGGAGATTTTATTCAGAGCATAGGCGTCTTCGTCGCGGCGCTAGTAATTTATTTCAAG CCCGACTGGAGCATAGTCGACCCTATTTGCACTTTCCTCTTTTCCGTCCTGGTCATGCTGACCACCGTTGCCATAATCAAAGACGTGATGAACGTTCTCATGGAAGGGATCCCGAAGGGCGTCGACTACTCGCAAGTCGAGAGCACGTTCATGCAGATCAACGGTGTGGTGAAAGTCCACAACCTTCGCATCTGGGCACTCTCCTTGGACAAAACCGCGCTGTCCGCGCATCTCGCGATAA CGCCTGGCACGAGTCCCCAAGACATACTGCGCACCGCCACCAGGAACATTCACGACCAGTACAGATTCTTCGAAATGACGCTGCAGATCGAGGAGTTCGACCAACGAATGGAGAATTGCAAGCAGTGCAAAGCGTTGTCTCAGTAG
- the LOC116433673 gene encoding proton-coupled zinc antiporter SLC30A2 isoform X5, translating to MTEHDLRFKDKAVYGYGTSIPPNNNDLEENEASSPRKVIFCVHGKLSGCCTVMSGGSSLEETAATGDFQRRPSTIPEDHCHRERNEEIDKKARKKLLLASALCVLFMMAEIVGGVLSNSLAIATDAAHLLTDFASFMISLFSIWVASRPATRKMPFGWYRAEVIGALTSVLLIWVVTGILFYLAVERIVHREFELNATVMLISSAVGVAVNLVMGLSLHQHGHSHGHSHGHSDGHEYEPRESSQPANLENQTVHEDAHGHDKKNINVRAAFIHVLGDFIQSIGVFVAALVIYFKPDWSIVDPICTFLFSVLVMLTTVAIIKDVMNVLMEGIPKGVDYSQVESTFMQINGVVKVHNLRIWALSLDKTALSAHLAITPGTSPQDILRTATRNIHDQYRFFEMTLQIEEFDQRMENCKQCKALSQ from the exons ATGACCGAGCACGATTTAAG GTTCAAAGACAAAGCTGTGTACGGGTACGGGACGAGTATTCCGCCGAACAACAATGATTTGGAGGAGAACGAGGCTTCGTCGCCTAGGAAGGTGATCTTTTGCGTTCACGGGAAACTCTCGGGCTGCTGCACGGTAATGAGCGGCGGCAGTTCGCTCGAAGAAACCGCGGCCACCGGAGATTTCCAGAGACGCCCTTCCA CGATACCGGAAGACCACTGCCATAGAGAGAGAAACGAGGAGATCGATAAGAAAGCCAGGAAGAAACTGCTGCTCGCCAGCGCGTTGTGCGTATTATTTATGATGGCGGAAATCGTAG GTGGAGTATTGTCGAACAGTTTGGCCATCGCGACGGACGCTGCTCATCTGCTGACCGATTTCGCCTCCTTCATGATCTCCTTGTTCTCCATATGGGTCGCGAGTCGGCCAGCGACGAGAAAAATGCCGTTCGGATGGTACAGAGCGGAA GTGATCGGAGCTCTGACCTCGGTCCTCTTGATATGGGTGGTCACCGGAATCCTGTTCTACCTGGCAGTCGAAAGAATCGTTCATCGGGAATTCGAACTGAACGCTACCGTGATGTTGATCTCGTCTGCCGTTGGCGTCgcggtaaatctagt GATGGGCCTGTCGCTGCACCAGCACGGCCACAGCCACGGCCACAGCCACGGCCACAGCGACGGCCACGAGTACGAGCCGCGAGAGTCGAGCCAGCCGGCCAACCTGGAGAACCAAACGGTCCACGAGGACGCTCACGGCCACGATAAAAAGAACATCAACGTGCGAGCAGCCTTCATTCACGTGCTGGGAGATTTTATTCAGAGCATAGGCGTCTTCGTCGCGGCGCTAGTAATTTATTTCAAG CCCGACTGGAGCATAGTCGACCCTATTTGCACTTTCCTCTTTTCCGTCCTGGTCATGCTGACCACCGTTGCCATAATCAAAGACGTGATGAACGTTCTCATGGAAGGGATCCCGAAGGGCGTCGACTACTCGCAAGTCGAGAGCACGTTCATGCAGATCAACGGTGTGGTGAAAGTCCACAACCTTCGCATCTGGGCACTCTCCTTGGACAAAACCGCGCTGTCCGCGCATCTCGCGATAA CGCCTGGCACGAGTCCCCAAGACATACTGCGCACCGCCACCAGGAACATTCACGACCAGTACAGATTCTTCGAAATGACGCTGCAGATCGAGGAGTTCGACCAACGAATGGAGAATTGCAAGCAGTGCAAAGCGTTGTCTCAGTAG
- the LOC116433673 gene encoding proton-coupled zinc antiporter SLC30A2 isoform X7 encodes MSGGSSLEETAATGDFQRRPSTIPEDHCHRERNEEIDKKARKKLLLASALCVLFMMAEIVGGVLSNSLAIATDAAHLLTDFASFMISLFSIWVASRPATRKMPFGWYRAEVIGALTSVLLIWVVTGILFYLAVERIVHREFELNATVMLISSAVGVAVNLVMGLSLHQHGHSHGHSHGHSDGHEYEPRESSQPANLENQTVHEDAHGHDKKNINVRAAFIHVLGDFIQSIGVFVAALVIYFKPDWSIVDPICTFLFSVLVMLTTVAIIKDVMNVLMEGIPKGVDYSQVESTFMQINGVVKVHNLRIWALSLDKTALSAHLAITPGTSPQDILRTATRNIHDQYRFFEMTLQIEEFDQRMENCKQCKALSQ; translated from the exons ATGAGCGGCGGCAGTTCGCTCGAAGAAACCGCGGCCACCGGAGATTTCCAGAGACGCCCTTCCA CGATACCGGAAGACCACTGCCATAGAGAGAGAAACGAGGAGATCGATAAGAAAGCCAGGAAGAAACTGCTGCTCGCCAGCGCGTTGTGCGTATTATTTATGATGGCGGAAATCGTAG GTGGAGTATTGTCGAACAGTTTGGCCATCGCGACGGACGCTGCTCATCTGCTGACCGATTTCGCCTCCTTCATGATCTCCTTGTTCTCCATATGGGTCGCGAGTCGGCCAGCGACGAGAAAAATGCCGTTCGGATGGTACAGAGCGGAA GTGATCGGAGCTCTGACCTCGGTCCTCTTGATATGGGTGGTCACCGGAATCCTGTTCTACCTGGCAGTCGAAAGAATCGTTCATCGGGAATTCGAACTGAACGCTACCGTGATGTTGATCTCGTCTGCCGTTGGCGTCgcggtaaatctagt GATGGGCCTGTCGCTGCACCAGCACGGCCACAGCCACGGCCACAGCCACGGCCACAGCGACGGCCACGAGTACGAGCCGCGAGAGTCGAGCCAGCCGGCCAACCTGGAGAACCAAACGGTCCACGAGGACGCTCACGGCCACGATAAAAAGAACATCAACGTGCGAGCAGCCTTCATTCACGTGCTGGGAGATTTTATTCAGAGCATAGGCGTCTTCGTCGCGGCGCTAGTAATTTATTTCAAG CCCGACTGGAGCATAGTCGACCCTATTTGCACTTTCCTCTTTTCCGTCCTGGTCATGCTGACCACCGTTGCCATAATCAAAGACGTGATGAACGTTCTCATGGAAGGGATCCCGAAGGGCGTCGACTACTCGCAAGTCGAGAGCACGTTCATGCAGATCAACGGTGTGGTGAAAGTCCACAACCTTCGCATCTGGGCACTCTCCTTGGACAAAACCGCGCTGTCCGCGCATCTCGCGATAA CGCCTGGCACGAGTCCCCAAGACATACTGCGCACCGCCACCAGGAACATTCACGACCAGTACAGATTCTTCGAAATGACGCTGCAGATCGAGGAGTTCGACCAACGAATGGAGAATTGCAAGCAGTGCAAAGCGTTGTCTCAGTAG
- the Tap42 gene encoding immunoglobulin binding protein Tap42, which produces MSEENLSRAEARDEARDDARDDARDDARDTATLSQLFDRAFELFNDINKTDEPTNSTKVQSDVKRAMHMFEDATKLVSIVDMFSENETFDEVATENVKYLLLPALLGTLATKLCNVDDRMHIVTVAEIYFVDFLKRVKAYGLTDANVPNIRSDRETEHEPERVRSNGEAITEMVCRRNTKLQRYKEQKELEARLETLGKNLSNPNIDDEIKREYFVTLVKLYVNLSIEELTMLAAEKPILEHIKNTGKTESAASHAPRKQKPSSVKLQPIIITRDELQKKVYGAGYPSLPVLTVQEFYDQRVKEGDWPDPAQQDKGKCLQDIANTSGNDAEQEDVQREELIEADDAATLRQLRAMDEYKDTHRRGWGNRANRS; this is translated from the exons ATGTCGGAAGAGAATCTGTCGAGGGCCGAGGCGAGAGACGAGGCGAGAGACGACGCGAGAGACGACGCGAGAGACGACGCGAGAGACACCGCGACGCTCTCGCAACTGTTCGACAGAGCGTTCGAGCTGTTCAACGACATCAACAAAACGGACGAACCGACGAACAGTACGAAGGTTCAG TCCGACGTGAAACGCGCTATGCATATGTTTGAAGATGCAACGAAATTGGTCTCTATAGTCGACATGTTCAGCGAGAACGAAACCTTCGACGAAGTGGCCACGGAGAACGTCAAGTATTTGCTACTGCCGGCTCTCCTCGGTACTCTCGCCACGAAACTTTGCAACGTGGACGATCGAATGCATATCGTGACCGTTGCCGAAATTTATTTCGTCGACTTCCTGAAGCGCGTTAAAGCGTACGGCCTGACCGACGCGAACGTGCCGAACATTCGCTCGGATCGCGAGACCGAGCACGAGCCCGAGAGAGTTCGTTCGAACGGCGAGGCGATCACGGAGATG GTATGTCGCCGGAACACCAAGCTGCAGAGATACAAAGAGCAAAAAGAACTGGAGGCGCGCTTGGAAACCCTCGGAAAGAATCTATCCAATCCGAACATCGACGACGAGATTAAACGCGAATACTTTGTCACGCTCGTCAAGTTGTACGTCAACCTGTCTATAGAAGAACTAACTATGCTGGCCGCGGAAAAGCCGATTCTCGAGCATATCAAGAACACGGGGAAAACCGAAAGCGCGGCGTCGCACGCGCCGCGGAAGCAGAAGCCGTCCTCCGTCAAGTTGCAGCCGATCATTATCACGCGGGACGAACTGCAAAAGAAAGTCTACGGGGCTGGCTATCCCAGCTTACCTGTTCTCACCGTTCAAGAATTTTACGACCAGCGCGTCAAGGAGGGAGA TTGGCCGGATCCGGCGCAGCAGGACAAGGGGAAATGTTTGCAAGACATCGCAAACACCAGTGGGAACGACGCTGAACAGGAGGACGTTCAACGAGAAGAACTGATCGAAGCCGACGACGCGGCTACTTTGAGGCAATTGCGTGCCATGGACGAATACAAGGATACGCACAGAAGAGGATGGGGCAATCGTGCCAACAGAAGCTGA